One genomic window of Geodermatophilus sp. DSM 44513 includes the following:
- the rpoB gene encoding DNA-directed RNA polymerase subunit beta → MPGAPLRVSFAKISEPLAVPDLLALQTASFDWLIGSPEWRATLSPEEQADAVGGLAEILEEISPIEDFSGSMSLSFSNPRFEDVKASLEECKDKDMTYAAPLFVTAEFMNNTTGEIKSQTVFMGDFPIMTRKGTFVINGTERVVVSQLVRSPGVYFDRTLDKTSDKDVFSAKVIPSRGAWLEFDVDKRDTVGVRIDRKRRQPVTVLLKALGWTEDRIREHFQWSPTVLATLEKDHIAGQDEALLDIYRKLRPGEPPTRESAQALLENLFFNAKRYDLAKVGRYKVNKKLGVSVPQGTSTLTEDDIVATIEYVVRLHAGEPDHGTDDIDHFGNRRLRTVGELIQNQIRVGLSRMERVVRERMTTQDVEAITPQTLINIRPVVASIKEFFGTSQLSQFMDQTNPLAGLTHKRRLSALGPGGLSRERAGMEVRDVHPSHYGRMCPIETPEGPNIGLIGSLSAYGRVNAFGFIETPYRRVDNGVVSETIDYLTADEEDRFVVAQANSPLDPQGRFAEDRVLVRTKGGEVDYLVPENVDYMDVSPRQMTSVATAMIPFLEHDDANRALMGANMQRQAVPLLRSEAPLVGTGMELRAAVDAGDVVVAEKAGVVEDSTADYVTVMADDGTRQTYRLLKFRRSNQGTSINQTPVVDEGQRVEVGQVIADGPCTDQGEMALGKNLLVAFMPWEGHNYEDAIILSQRLVQDDVLSSIHIEEFEVDARDTKLGAEEITRDIPNVSEEVLADLDERGIIRIGAEVVPGDILVGKVTPKGETELTPEERLLRAIFGEKAREVRDTSLKVKHGESGKVIGVRVFSREDGDELPAGVNELIRVYVAQMRKISDGDKLAGRHGNKGVIAKILPQEDMPFLEDGTPVDIVLNPLGVPGRMNVGQVLETHLGWVAKTGWQVEGTPEWAANLPDAARAAAPGTRTATPVFDGAREEEIIGLLGSTVPNRDGNRMVQPTGKARLFDGRSGEPFPEAISVGYVYILKLLHLVDDKIHARSTGPYSMITQQPLGGKAQFGGQRFGEMECWAMQAYGAAYALQELLTIKSDDILGRVKVYEAIVKGENIPEPGIPESFKVLLKELQSLCLNVEVLSGDGQAIELRDTDDEVFRAAEELGIDLSRREPSSVEDV, encoded by the coding sequence ATCCCCGGCGCGCCGCTGCGCGTGTCCTTCGCCAAGATCTCCGAGCCGCTCGCGGTGCCGGACCTCCTGGCGCTGCAGACCGCCTCGTTCGACTGGCTGATCGGCAGCCCCGAGTGGCGCGCCACCCTCTCACCCGAGGAGCAGGCCGACGCCGTCGGCGGTCTGGCCGAGATCCTCGAGGAGATCTCCCCGATCGAGGACTTCAGCGGCTCGATGTCGCTGTCCTTCTCCAACCCGCGCTTCGAGGACGTCAAGGCGTCCCTCGAGGAGTGCAAGGACAAGGACATGACCTACGCGGCGCCGCTGTTCGTCACCGCCGAGTTCATGAACAACACCACCGGCGAGATCAAGAGCCAGACGGTGTTCATGGGCGACTTCCCGATCATGACGCGCAAGGGCACGTTCGTCATCAACGGGACCGAGCGCGTCGTGGTGTCCCAGCTCGTCCGCAGCCCCGGCGTCTACTTCGACCGCACCCTGGACAAGACCTCGGACAAGGACGTCTTCAGCGCCAAGGTCATCCCCAGCCGCGGGGCCTGGCTGGAGTTCGACGTCGACAAGCGCGACACCGTCGGCGTCCGCATCGACCGCAAGCGCCGCCAGCCGGTCACCGTGCTGCTCAAGGCGCTGGGCTGGACCGAGGACCGCATCCGCGAGCACTTCCAGTGGTCGCCCACGGTCCTGGCCACCCTGGAGAAGGACCACATCGCCGGGCAGGACGAGGCGCTGCTGGACATCTACCGCAAGCTGCGGCCGGGTGAGCCGCCGACGCGGGAGAGCGCCCAGGCGCTGCTGGAGAACCTGTTCTTCAACGCCAAGCGCTACGACCTCGCCAAGGTCGGCCGGTACAAGGTCAACAAGAAGCTGGGCGTCAGCGTGCCGCAGGGCACCTCGACGCTGACCGAGGACGACATCGTCGCCACCATCGAGTACGTGGTGCGCCTGCACGCGGGCGAGCCCGACCACGGGACCGACGACATCGACCACTTCGGCAACCGCCGGCTGCGCACCGTGGGCGAGCTGATCCAGAACCAGATCCGGGTCGGCCTGTCCCGCATGGAGCGCGTCGTCCGCGAGCGGATGACCACCCAGGACGTCGAGGCCATCACGCCGCAGACCCTGATCAACATCCGGCCGGTCGTCGCCTCCATCAAGGAGTTCTTCGGCACCAGCCAGCTGTCCCAGTTCATGGACCAGACCAACCCGCTCGCGGGCCTGACCCACAAGCGCCGCCTGTCGGCGCTGGGCCCCGGTGGTCTGTCCCGCGAGCGGGCCGGCATGGAGGTCCGCGACGTGCACCCCAGCCACTACGGCCGGATGTGCCCGATCGAGACGCCCGAGGGTCCGAACATCGGCCTGATCGGGTCGCTGTCGGCCTACGGGCGGGTCAACGCCTTCGGCTTCATCGAGACCCCGTACCGCCGGGTCGACAACGGCGTGGTCAGCGAGACGATCGACTACCTGACCGCCGACGAGGAGGACCGCTTCGTCGTCGCCCAGGCCAACTCGCCGCTGGACCCCCAGGGCCGGTTCGCCGAGGACCGCGTGCTGGTGCGCACCAAGGGCGGTGAGGTCGACTACCTCGTCCCGGAGAACGTCGACTACATGGACGTCTCGCCGCGGCAGATGACCTCGGTCGCCACCGCGATGATCCCGTTCCTCGAGCACGACGACGCCAACCGCGCGCTCATGGGCGCCAACATGCAGCGCCAGGCCGTGCCGCTGCTGCGCAGCGAGGCGCCGCTGGTCGGCACCGGCATGGAGCTGCGGGCCGCCGTGGACGCCGGCGACGTCGTCGTGGCGGAGAAGGCCGGTGTGGTCGAGGACTCCACCGCCGACTACGTCACCGTCATGGCCGACGACGGCACCCGGCAGACCTACCGGCTGCTGAAGTTCCGCCGCTCCAACCAGGGCACCTCGATCAACCAGACCCCCGTCGTCGACGAGGGCCAGCGGGTCGAGGTCGGCCAGGTCATCGCCGACGGACCGTGCACCGACCAGGGCGAGATGGCGCTGGGCAAGAACCTGCTCGTCGCCTTCATGCCGTGGGAGGGGCACAACTACGAGGACGCGATCATCCTGAGCCAGCGCCTCGTGCAGGACGACGTCCTGTCCTCGATCCACATCGAGGAGTTCGAGGTCGACGCCCGCGACACCAAGCTCGGCGCCGAGGAGATCACCCGGGACATCCCGAACGTCTCCGAGGAGGTCCTCGCCGACCTCGACGAGCGCGGCATCATCCGCATCGGCGCCGAGGTCGTCCCCGGCGACATCCTGGTCGGCAAGGTGACGCCCAAGGGCGAGACCGAGCTGACCCCCGAGGAGCGGCTGCTGCGGGCGATCTTCGGCGAGAAGGCCCGCGAGGTGCGCGACACCAGCCTCAAGGTCAAGCACGGTGAGTCCGGCAAGGTCATCGGCGTCCGCGTGTTCTCCCGCGAGGACGGCGACGAGCTGCCCGCCGGCGTCAACGAGCTGATCCGCGTCTACGTGGCCCAGATGCGCAAGATCTCCGACGGCGACAAGCTCGCCGGCCGGCACGGCAACAAGGGCGTCATCGCCAAGATCCTGCCGCAGGAGGACATGCCGTTCCTGGAGGACGGGACCCCGGTCGACATCGTGCTCAACCCGCTGGGCGTGCCCGGCCGGATGAACGTCGGCCAGGTCCTCGAGACCCACCTCGGCTGGGTGGCCAAGACGGGCTGGCAGGTGGAGGGCACCCCGGAGTGGGCGGCCAACCTGCCCGACGCCGCGCGGGCCGCGGCCCCGGGCACCCGGACGGCGACGCCGGTGTTCGACGGCGCCCGCGAGGAGGAGATCATCGGCCTGCTGGGCTCGACGGTCCCCAACCGCGACGGCAACCGGATGGTGCAGCCCACCGGCAAGGCGCGGCTGTTCGACGGCCGCTCCGGGGAGCCCTTCCCCGAGGCGATCTCGGTCGGCTACGTCTACATCCTCAAGCTGCTGCACCTGGTCGACGACAAGATCCACGCCCGCTCGACCGGCCCGTACTCGATGATCACGCAGCAGCCGCTGGGTGGTAAGGCGCAGTTCGGTGGCCAGCGCTTCGGTGAGATGGAGTGCTGGGCCATGCAGGCCTACGGCGCGGCCTACGCGCTGCAGGAGCTGCTCACCATCAAGTCCGACGACATCCTCGGCCGCGTCAAGGTCTACGAGGCCATCGTCAAGGGCGAGAACATCCCCGAGCCGGGCATCCCGGAGTCGTTCAAGGTGTTGCTCAAGGAGCTGCAGTCCCTCTGCCTCAACGTGGAGGTCCTCTCCGGCGACGGCCAGGCGATCGAGCTGCGCGACACCGACGACGAGGTCTTCCGGGCCGCGGAGGAGCTGGGCATCGACCTGTCCCGCCGCGAGCCCTCGAGCGTCGAGGACGTGTGA
- the rplL gene encoding 50S ribosomal protein L7/L12 has protein sequence MAKLSTDELLDAFKEMTLLELSEFVKQFEETFEVTAAAPVAVAAAAPGGGGGGDTPVVEEQDEFDVILEAAGDKKIQVIKEVRSLTSLGLKEAKDLVDGAPKPVLEKVAKDAAEKAKAALEGAGATVTVK, from the coding sequence ATGGCCAAGCTGTCCACCGACGAGCTGCTCGACGCCTTCAAGGAGATGACCCTCCTGGAGCTGTCCGAGTTCGTGAAGCAGTTCGAGGAGACCTTCGAGGTCACCGCGGCTGCCCCGGTCGCCGTCGCGGCCGCCGCCCCGGGTGGTGGCGGCGGTGGCGACACCCCCGTCGTCGAGGAGCAGGACGAGTTCGACGTCATCCTCGAGGCTGCCGGTGACAAGAAGATCCAGGTCATCAAGGAGGTGCGCAGCCTGACCTCCCTGGGCCTCAAGGAGGCCAAGGACCTGGTCGACGGCGCGCCCAAGCCCGTCCTGGAGAAGGTCGCCAAGGACGCCGCCGAGAAGGCCAAGGCCGCTCTCGAGGGCGCCGGCGCCACCGTCACCGTCAAGTGA
- the rplJ gene encoding 50S ribosomal protein L10 — MPTQAKAEVIDEITERFQSSSAAVLTEYRGLTVAQLTQLRRSLGEGSSYAVVKNTLTKRAADQVGHADLAPLLTGPTAIAFIEGDPVTAAKAIRDFARAHPLLVVKGGVVEGRTVGAAEVTALADVEPREVLLAKLAGAMKGNLTKAAGLFQAPLSQVARLAAALQEKKESAEGSPAPAADTAAADTTPAAPATDNPDAVADAATGTA, encoded by the coding sequence ATGCCCACGCAGGCGAAGGCCGAGGTGATCGACGAGATCACCGAGCGGTTCCAGTCGTCCAGCGCGGCGGTGCTCACCGAGTACCGCGGGCTGACCGTGGCCCAGCTGACCCAGCTGCGCCGTTCCCTCGGTGAGGGCAGCAGCTACGCCGTCGTCAAGAACACCCTGACGAAGCGGGCCGCGGACCAGGTCGGCCACGCCGACCTCGCACCGCTGCTCACCGGCCCGACCGCGATCGCCTTCATCGAGGGCGACCCGGTCACCGCGGCCAAGGCCATCCGTGACTTCGCGCGCGCGCACCCGCTGCTCGTCGTCAAGGGCGGCGTGGTCGAGGGCCGCACGGTCGGCGCCGCCGAGGTCACCGCCCTCGCCGACGTCGAGCCGCGCGAGGTCCTGCTGGCCAAGCTGGCCGGCGCGATGAAGGGCAACCTGACCAAGGCCGCCGGCCTGTTCCAGGCCCCGCTGTCGCAGGTCGCCCGCCTGGCCGCCGCGCTGCAGGAGAAGAAGGAGTCCGCCGAGGGCTCCCCGGCTCCGGCCGCGGACACCGCTGCTGCCGACACCACCCCGGCCGCCCCGGCCACCGACAACCCGGATGCCGTCGCGGACGCCGCGACCGGCACCGCCTGA